From the Calliopsis andreniformis isolate RMS-2024a chromosome 4, iyCalAndr_principal, whole genome shotgun sequence genome, one window contains:
- the LOC143178423 gene encoding uncharacterized protein LOC143178423 isoform X1: MVRVARLSHPKEETKKMRDAISQKGNNNNNNSTNNNNVTTLKSKPSLEIYRPPGVRTEGTTANVTNLRLNVYAKEFTMKQNDSHPSKSRTNASDRSPYYLQHSKSSGNVHRYLYAQQQQQIQHTLQQQHHQTSRHSHSGHHSTTSALRQTHPLDTSASSGNILHGSGRVHFNMEQNEVKPNVTKPGRLTKSLSFVSTYGLKRSKSLNAADVLATKAVNISDASELGKFPPAIQETLLRAIEDPNLLNARALMELVRHILERVVENRKYAEPAAKICITIIEKEAKETFLESLLNTCQQWYQDRAKVLYDGSSCHRYSAFMTFLNEMYCQLKRRQLQLKTQQEGVPPGRVLLTLLGKCCQDCLQPPVVNSLAETDCLFFILTCIGKDLDIELPAQLQQLLGSLRDAFLAEETILPSVRKTLLQLIELHAAHWQLPAPAVVYYYPGSTSK, encoded by the exons ATGGTACGAGTTGCTCGATTGTCCCACCCGAAGGAAGAAACGAAGAAG ATGAGGGATGCGATTTCGCAGAAAggaaataacaacaataataatagtactaacaacaataacgtGACTACCCTGAAGAGCAAGCCTTCCTTGGAAATTTATCGGCCTCCAG GTGTTAGAACAGAAGGAACCACGGCGAACGTCACTAATCTGCGATTGAACGTGTACGCGAAGGAGTTCACTATGAAGCAGAACGACTCACATCCTTCTAA GTCTCGGACGAACGCCTCAGATCGATCCCCATACTATTTGCAACACAGCAAATCGAGTGGCAATGTCCATCGGTATCTTTAcgcgcagcagcagcaacaaataCAGCATACCCTACAACAGCAGCACCATCAGACGTCCCGCCATTCTCATAGTGGTCATCACTCGACAACTTCTGCGTTGCGACAGACACATCCTTTAGATACTTCTGCATCAAGCGGTAATATTTTGCAT GGCTCGGGCAGGGTCCACTTTAATATGGAACAAAACGAAGTCAAACCGAATGTGACGAAACCAGGGAGACTCACGAAATCGTTATCTTTCGTGTCTACTTATGGTCTGAAGCGATCGAAAAGCTTGAATGCGGCTGACGTGTTGGCTACAAAAGCGGTGAACATTTCAGATGCATCCGAATTGGGAAAATTTCCTCCAGCAATCCAAGAAACGCTCCTAAGAGCTATCGAAG ATCCAAATCTCTTAAACGCGCGAGCCTTGATGGAACTAGTGCGACACATCCTGGAGAGAGTCGTGGAGAACCGGAAGTATGCAGAACCAGCAGCGAAAATTTGTATCACCATCATAGAG AAAGAAGCCAAAGAGACTTTCCTAgaatcattactcaacacttgtCAGCAATGGTATCAAGATCGAGCTAAAGTACTTTACGATGGGTCGAGTTGTCATCGTTATTCCGCCTTCATGACCTTCTTGAATGAGATGTACTGTCAG TTAAAGCGGAGGCAGCTTCAGCTGAAGACACAACAGGAGGGCGTTCCTCCCGGACGTGTTCTGCTCACGTTGCTTGGGAAGTGTTGTCAGGATTGCCTACAACCGCCTGTTGTGAATTCTCTAGCGGAG aCGGACTGTCTTTTCTTTATCTTGACATGCATCGGGAAGGATCTAGACATCGAATTGCCAGCCCAGTTGCAGCAACTGCTTGGGAGCTTGAGGGACGCGTTTCTCGCGGAAGAAACTATCCTGCCATCGGTCAGAAAGACCTTGTTGCAGTTGATTGAGCTTCACGCTGCGCATTGGCAGCTTCCCGCACCGGCAGTCGTGTATTACTATCCTGGATCGACCTCCAAATGA
- the LOC143178423 gene encoding uncharacterized protein LOC143178423 isoform X2, with protein MRDAISQKGNNNNNNSTNNNNVTTLKSKPSLEIYRPPGVRTEGTTANVTNLRLNVYAKEFTMKQNDSHPSKSRTNASDRSPYYLQHSKSSGNVHRYLYAQQQQQIQHTLQQQHHQTSRHSHSGHHSTTSALRQTHPLDTSASSGNILHGSGRVHFNMEQNEVKPNVTKPGRLTKSLSFVSTYGLKRSKSLNAADVLATKAVNISDASELGKFPPAIQETLLRAIEDPNLLNARALMELVRHILERVVENRKYAEPAAKICITIIEKEAKETFLESLLNTCQQWYQDRAKVLYDGSSCHRYSAFMTFLNEMYCQLKRRQLQLKTQQEGVPPGRVLLTLLGKCCQDCLQPPVVNSLAETDCLFFILTCIGKDLDIELPAQLQQLLGSLRDAFLAEETILPSVRKTLLQLIELHAAHWQLPAPAVVYYYPGSTSK; from the exons ATGAGGGATGCGATTTCGCAGAAAggaaataacaacaataataatagtactaacaacaataacgtGACTACCCTGAAGAGCAAGCCTTCCTTGGAAATTTATCGGCCTCCAG GTGTTAGAACAGAAGGAACCACGGCGAACGTCACTAATCTGCGATTGAACGTGTACGCGAAGGAGTTCACTATGAAGCAGAACGACTCACATCCTTCTAA GTCTCGGACGAACGCCTCAGATCGATCCCCATACTATTTGCAACACAGCAAATCGAGTGGCAATGTCCATCGGTATCTTTAcgcgcagcagcagcaacaaataCAGCATACCCTACAACAGCAGCACCATCAGACGTCCCGCCATTCTCATAGTGGTCATCACTCGACAACTTCTGCGTTGCGACAGACACATCCTTTAGATACTTCTGCATCAAGCGGTAATATTTTGCAT GGCTCGGGCAGGGTCCACTTTAATATGGAACAAAACGAAGTCAAACCGAATGTGACGAAACCAGGGAGACTCACGAAATCGTTATCTTTCGTGTCTACTTATGGTCTGAAGCGATCGAAAAGCTTGAATGCGGCTGACGTGTTGGCTACAAAAGCGGTGAACATTTCAGATGCATCCGAATTGGGAAAATTTCCTCCAGCAATCCAAGAAACGCTCCTAAGAGCTATCGAAG ATCCAAATCTCTTAAACGCGCGAGCCTTGATGGAACTAGTGCGACACATCCTGGAGAGAGTCGTGGAGAACCGGAAGTATGCAGAACCAGCAGCGAAAATTTGTATCACCATCATAGAG AAAGAAGCCAAAGAGACTTTCCTAgaatcattactcaacacttgtCAGCAATGGTATCAAGATCGAGCTAAAGTACTTTACGATGGGTCGAGTTGTCATCGTTATTCCGCCTTCATGACCTTCTTGAATGAGATGTACTGTCAG TTAAAGCGGAGGCAGCTTCAGCTGAAGACACAACAGGAGGGCGTTCCTCCCGGACGTGTTCTGCTCACGTTGCTTGGGAAGTGTTGTCAGGATTGCCTACAACCGCCTGTTGTGAATTCTCTAGCGGAG aCGGACTGTCTTTTCTTTATCTTGACATGCATCGGGAAGGATCTAGACATCGAATTGCCAGCCCAGTTGCAGCAACTGCTTGGGAGCTTGAGGGACGCGTTTCTCGCGGAAGAAACTATCCTGCCATCGGTCAGAAAGACCTTGTTGCAGTTGATTGAGCTTCACGCTGCGCATTGGCAGCTTCCCGCACCGGCAGTCGTGTATTACTATCCTGGATCGACCTCCAAATGA